GGGCCGATGATTGCCTCGGGGTGACAGGAGGAGCCAATTTGGGGGGGCTAATCGGGCGTTTTTGCTTCCTTCGGGGAAGGTTTTGACAGCACTGGAGCACGATGAGGGCAAAGGGGCTGGTTTTGGTTCTTAGCGTCGTGCCCGGTGCCTCCGCGCGGTGCTGGCTGCGGAAATTAAAGGCTTCGTAACGATTATCTGGGCCCAGCCGGGTGCCGAGGGATGTTTTCTGGGGGCCAACCTGTGGGTTTTCCCCTTCAGATCGTGCCCCCGAATCCTCCCCACTGCCAGGAGGGGAACGTCCTCTTGGTGCCGGCCTCCTCCTTGCCCAAGGGCTGGCCCTGAAGACAGCTCGTGCCCCAAAAcgctcttttttccccacaaatcTGGCGcaaaactcatttatttctcCCTGACCCAATTTTCTGCCGGACTGAGCACCTAAAATCTTAGGAAAGCAGCCCCAAGCTCCCCCAAAAACGGGGACCGACACAACCCATGCTCAACCCCGCCGCTCATCCACAACGACCTCGCTGAGCCTCCGTTTGGCTCACCAATCCTGCTGATTTCTCCCCAAAACGGTTTCCTGCCCCATCAGCGAGCAAAACCAACTCGGGGACGCTGTCCTttaccctcccccccccccccccccccccgagcgTTCCCGGATGCCAGCCGTCGCCTCGATTTTTCATAGAAAAGGCGAAAACGCTTTGTTTATTTACAAACCTTCCCAGCGGCCCCGcggcgaggaagaggaggcgaGCCCTCACCGTCCGCCGTCCACCTGCGGCTCCGCGCCCTGCGGCGGGGGCTCCTTGGGGACCCTCCGACCCTCGAGGGGGACCCGTCGCTCCCGCTGCAGCTCGCCCACCCGCAgcctcagcctctgctcccGACGTTTGCAAGCTTGGAGCTGCCGCTGGGCTTTGTCCAGGGCGTCCAGGGCGGCTTCGGCGCGGCGTTTCCAGAGCAAGGCGCTGCCCACCTGGTAGCTGTGCTCGCTCTGGATGTACGCCCCGGCCGGCGGCGGCAGTCGGAGCATGTAGAGAGAAGGTGAAACGGGccgggggggcgccggggggaCCCCTtcggggagggagggggtgcGTGTGGCTTCTTCGTCCCCTGTGGCCACCAAAAGGGTATCCGGGAGGGGACCCCGTGCGCCCGAAGGGCCGGGAAGAGCCGGGACGCCCCCAGGGTCTTCGCCTTCTCGGGGGAAGCAGGAGACGTCGGTGGAAAAGGGGGGGTCCggtgggggtgtgggggggtcCTGCCTGTAtggagaaaaaggggggggtttaaacggggcgggggggggggggtgatggTGGCAGTGTCCCCTCCCCTGGGACTCACCTCCACTTCTTGGTGGCCcgggggggctttggggtgtCGCTGTCGGGCGGGGACAGCTTGGGTTTGGTGGCCCgggggggtctgggggaggTCGACTCGAAGACGGTGGGGACGGCCCCTTCCTTCAGGCGGTGGTAGCCGctgcagccggggggggggggggggaaatggaCAGGGGGTCAGCGTGGGGGNNNNNNNNNNNNNNNNNNNNNNNNNNNNNNNNNNNNNNNNNNNNNNNNNNNNNNNNNNNNNNNNNNNNNNNNNNNNNNNNNNNNNNNNNNNNNNNNNNNNggggggggggggggggggaaatggaCAGGGGGTCAGCGTGGGGGAACCCCAAAACCCACAGGGAACCCAAAACCCCACAGGGAACCCAAAAAACAGAGGGACC
This region of Oxyura jamaicensis isolate SHBP4307 breed ruddy duck chromosome 31 unlocalized genomic scaffold, BPBGC_Ojam_1.0 oxy31_random_OJ104239, whole genome shotgun sequence genomic DNA includes:
- the LOC118158553 gene encoding THAP domain-containing protein 7-like; translation: PPPPGCSGYHRLKEGAVPTVFESTSPRPPRATKPKLSPPDSDTPKPPRATKKWRQDPPTPPPDPPFSTDVSCFPREGEDPGGVPALPGPSGARGPLPDTLLVATGDEEATRTPSLPEGVPPAPPRPVSPSLYMLRLPPPAGAYIQSEHSYQVGSALLWKRRAEAALDALDKAQRQLQACKRREQRLRLRVGELQRERRVPLEGRRVPKEPPPQGAEPQVDGGR